From a single Nothobranchius furzeri strain GRZ-AD chromosome 7, NfurGRZ-RIMD1, whole genome shotgun sequence genomic region:
- the LOC129167256 gene encoding uncharacterized protein, with translation MVFEVMGFIFRLLLLSLLSLESHQVSGERSGSNKYGDEFLPSKPPTDDETVFPVKPNYPIGGPVDSSYLPMVLRPPQHPPFGHQTEEWNPRHHPGFPSQHPRPQHHPGFPSQHPRPQDHPGFPSQHPRPQHHPGFLSQHPRPQDHPSFPSQHPRPQHHPGFPSQHSRPQHHPGFPSQHPRPQHHPGFPSQHPRPQHHPGFPSQHPRPQDDPGFPFLHPRPQHHPGFPSQHPRPQHHPGFPSQHPRPQDDPGFPSQHPRPQDDPGFPSQHPRPQDDPGFPSQHPRPQDDPGFPSQHPRPQDDPGFPSQHPRPQDDPGFPSQHPRPQDDPGFPSQHPRPQDDPGFPSQHPRPQDDPGFPSQHPRPQDDPGFPSQHPRPQHHPGFPSQHPRPQHHPGFPSLHPRPQHHPGFPSLHPRPQDDPGFPSQHPRPQDDPGFPPLHPRPQDDPGFPPLHPRPQDDPGFPPLHPRPQHDPGFPPLHPRPQDDPGFPSLHPSPQDDPGFPSLHPSPQDDPGFPSLHPSPQDDPGFPPLHPRPQDHPGYLSQYPKPYYPSYLPWDSRPAYGYPPHHPRQAKQYFGYPPHHSKPPHPSYPSQDVMPPQQPQRSPKRPQQRRFSGRSPGYVPKWPQKPPQMIKNPRS, from the exons ATGGTGTTTGAAGTCATGGGATTTATCTTCAG GTTACTCCTGTTATCTCTGCTTTCTCTTGAGTCTCATCAAGTCAGTG GTGAGCGCAGTGGCTCTAACAAATATGGAGATGAGTTCCTTCCAAGTAAACCACCAACAGATGATGAAACAGTGTTTCCTGTTAAGCCTAACTACCCAATAGGTGGTCCAGTTGACTCCTCATACCTGCCCATGGTCCTCAGGCCTCCCCAACACCCACCGTTTGGTCATCAAACTGAAGAATGGAATCCTCGGCATCACCCGGGCTTCCCGTCTCAGCATCCCAGGCCTCAGCATCACCCGGGCTTCCCGTCTCAGCATCCCAGACCTCAGGATCACCCGGGCTTCCCGTCTCAGCATCCCAGGCCTCAGCATCATCCTGGCTTCCTGTCTCAGCATCCCAGGCCTCAGGATCACCCTAGCTTCCCGTCTCAGCATCCCAGGCCTCAGCATCACCCGGGCTTCCCGTCTCAGCATTCCAGGCCTCAGCATCACCCGGGCTTCCCGTCTCAGCATCCCAGGCCTCAGCATCACCCGGGCTTCCCGTCTCAGCATCCCAGGCCTCAGCATCACCCGGGCTTCCCATCTCAGCATCCCAGGCCTCAGGATGACCCGGGCTTCCCGTTTCTGCATCCCAGGCCTCAGCATCACCCGGGCTTCCCGTCTCAGCATCCCAGGCCTCAGCATCACCCGGGCTTCCCGTCTCAGCATCCCAGGCCTCAGGATGACCCGGGCTTCCCGTCTCAGCATCCCAGGCCTCAGGATGACCCGGGCTTCCCGTCTCAGCATCCCAGGCCTCAGGATGACCCGGGCTTCCCGTCTCAGCATCCCAGGCCTCAGGATGACCCGGGCTTCCCGTCTCAGCATCCCAGGCCTCAGGATGACCCGGGCTTCCCGTCTCAGCATCCCAGGCCTCAGGATGACCCGGGCTTCCCGTCTCAGCATCCCAGGCCTCAGGATGACCCGGGCTTCCCGTCTCAGCATCCCAGGCCTCAGGATGACCCGGGCTTCCCGTCTCAGCATCCCAGGCCTCAGGATGACCCGGGCTTCCCGTCTCAGCATCCCAGGCCTCAGGATGACCCGGGCTTCCCGTCTCAGCATCCCAGGCCTCAGCATCACCCGGGCTTCCCGTCTCAGCATCCCAGGCCTCAGCATCACCCGGGCTTCCCGTCTCTGCATCCCAGGCCTCAGCATCACCCGGGCTTCCCGTCTCTGCATCCCAGGCCTCAGGATGACCCGGGCTTCCCGTCTCAGCATCCCAGGCCTCAGGATGACCCGGGCTTCCCGCCTCTGCATCCCAGGCCTCAGGATGACCCGGGCTTCCCGCCTCTGCATCCCAGGCCTCAGGATGACCCGGGCTTCCCGCCTCTGCATCCCAGGCCTCAGCATGACCCGGGCTTCCCGCCTCTGCATCCCAGGCCTCAGGATGACCCGGGCTTCCCGTCTCTGCATCCCAGCCCTCAGGATGACCCGGGCTTCCCGTCTCTGCATCCCAGCCCTCAGGATGACCCGGGCTTCCCGTCTCTGCATCCCAGCCCTCAGGATGACCCGGGCTTCCCGCCTCTGCATCCCAGGCCTCAGGATCATCCTGGTTACTTGTCCCAATATCCCAAGCCTTATTATCCTAGCTACCTACCCTGGGATTCCAGACCTGCTTATGGCTACCCACCTCATCATCCCAGACAAGCTAAGCAGTATTTTGGCTACCCACCCCATCACTCAAAACCTCCTCACCCTAGCTACCCATCCCAGGATGTCATGCCCCCCCAGCAGCCTCAACGTTCTCCCAAACGTCCTCAGCAGCGGCGCTTCTCTGGCAGGTCACCAGGCTACGTACCCAAGTGGCCTCAAAAACCACCACAAATGATCAAAAATCCACGTTCTTAG